AACATAAGAagatttctctttctctttctcattTTCCTTAACCGCCTTCTCAGATCTGGCAATCGAGCCCTTGCTGGTCTCGGAGCTGCTGCTACCACCGATAGAGGATTTTCCCGCCGCCGCCATCGCGGAATCCGGGAGCTGAAAGGGGGAATTGATCGGCGGCAGCTCTGCAATCGAGCTAGCCGCAGCCGCGAGCAGCCACTCCACCGCCTTGCTCGGCTGATCGTAGCCTAATCGGTCCTGCAAATCATAGAATTCGATGGCGGTGTTAACCGATAATCGAACGCGGCGGTCTCTCAGCCCTCGCGATGTGAGGACCTTGCTGTGGCGGTCCTTCCCGCCGGTGGCTCGAGAAACCCTAACTATCCGCGACGACGGCCAGCCGTAGAGTCCGCCAATTCCGCCTCCTGGATCGGCCGCGCCGCTCCGCTGATTCTCCCCTTGCTCATCGTTCATTTTGTTCTTCTCTCTCTGGCTTGCTATCGGTGAAGCATAGCCGCCATTGCTAATATTGGGGAATTTACACGGGATCTGATCCACCTCCATTTACAGTTTGAGTCTCATACCGGTTTTGTGAGAGCTGAGTTTGGAGAATTAGGGTTTTTGAGCTGAAACAGGAGCTAGCTAGGTAGCTAGAGAAGAGTAGGGATCAGGGAGGGATTAAATGTACTGAGTTAAATGTATAAAGGGTGAAAGATTGAAGAAAAGAGAGATAAAGGGTTGGGTGAATTTAGAAGGGAGAAAAAGCTTTTTCTGCAGTTGATTTTAATAACAAAAATCCAAAGCGCTTGCTCACAGATCCTTTGTCTTTCTTCCCTCTTTAACCCTGCAACAAGAAACCCAAATACGTACACCACATCATCTCTATACGTACACTACATCATCTCTATAGTACTACATAttcccccaaatattgtctcactttgactcagcacgagttttaagaaatataatgaaaagtgagttaaaaaagttagtgaattgtggagcctacttttatatattacttttataataaaatgtgagtatgaatgaattagtggaatatgaggtccactacaaaaaatggtaaaaagtgaaatgtgacaaactttgggggacggacgaaaatagaaaaatgagacaaacttttagggacggaggtagtagtatATGTGCGTGCATATATTTATATGGGTAATTGTATTAATTTTGTTGTAGTTATGGACAaaaatgttgacattttattctaaatattaattaaaatgatacATTTAAATGCACTTGGGTCCGGCCCGCGGCCCACCGCATTAAATGCACCAAACTTTCGGCCTGGGACGGTCTCGGTGACGCAGTCGCGTCCCGGGGTTGCACCTGGGGTCCGTCCGTGCCTGGCGTTAGGTGTGCCCGTGACGCACACGAAGAGTCCCGGCGTGGCGTTGGATGTCTTGCGGGCCGGGCCACAAGTCccctccattttttttatttttttcattttatttgccTATATATACTCAATTTGTGCACCATTCTTCCACACTTTCTCCATTTCAATCCTCTTGTATTTCAATATTTCTAGCTTCTATGGAGTGGTTTAACAGCGACCAATGACAGATGGACGATTTCATCAATGCCAACAccatgagatgatcgcctaccttcgcgccaAAATGAAGAactagtttttcatttttttttattttctaggacttgtaattttttttctaggatttgtaattttttttctaggatttgtaattttctttttttaggatttgtaattttcttttttcgactgaacaatgaattttctctattttaatcgTTCAACGTGTtctattttacgagtaaaataggttgatgttgtgaatagtgcaatttaatagttgtggccTGGGATGGGGCCTGTAGGGTTAGAGGAGTTGTGGCCtgagactcaaatttagggaatgatgacgtggaggggacttggggacGGGGTTGAGGATGCTCTAATGTCACATCAGTTTTAATTTTGGCTATTATAGAATAATTTTAAAGAATTATtaagttataattttatattttaattttaaaagttaTGAAAATAGCTAgaaatcaataaaaatttatgttttatgtgacaattttttctatatattagGTGTGACAGCCTAATTAAGAAAATGTAGTTGAGTTCGAATTCATAATTTTTGgcttaatataattaattaacttaCATATAACATAATTATATGTCCGCTAGAATTATTAGTTAATATTCCGAGAATCTCAAAATATATCGGGCTTAGCTAGTTTTGGTATAATGGCACACtaataatttctaaattagaGCAATCAGAAAGTTTAATTTCGAACATTGAAAATGAATATAGATTAACTTTTTAGTAAGATATAGACTCTCTAGCTACGTCACAAAAAAGTCTCGTATTagtatattttagttcattttgTATTGTTAAAAACATTTACCTCACATATTACACTAGTGTAATACTGACactattttaattctttttatcaTTCTCTTCCATATATACTTTGTCAACTGAACCTAAAAAACTTAAAGTAACCTTACCTTATTAGAATTCTTACTATTATATTTAGAATAATCTTTCTATCAAAAGTACACATAAAAGAAGGGGGACACAATTTGAAGATTAGAAAAAGTATCAAAGGTAGCAAAAAAGAAAAGGATGAATGTTGCATTTGCTTTTATTCCTAGTTATCTTTGGAGGTTATTCAACTCTATCTTGGTGCGTTTGGTGTGACCTATAATAATTATGCGCTCCTTAATACTCCCTACATTCTATATTAATAGAGTCATTCTATTTTCtacactcattttgaaaaaataaataaataattaaagtgaaaaagtgtaaaataaaaaagaataatctAGATAAaagtcttctctacattattctctctcttactatacttttttttcattttaactatttattatcatttttccaaaatgagtgcaaaaaataaaatgactctactactgtggaacggagagagtatataccAACTACTTTTCAACTAATTCATTGGTAACACgctttctttttaattaataataagtTGAGTTCGAGTcggaaaaatattattaatcctaatttttaaatataaaatgagaGAAGTATcgactttttttattttaaaggaATTAATGGGcatttttctattaattttataatttttctcaATGAATATGAGTAACACACGGAGTTTGTGATTCTGTGAAGTCAGAAACACTTGGAAATAGTACAATGTATTTTTGATAATGTAATTCTTGCACGGTTTTTGAAATGGTGTTATATATAACAACACAACtttttttatactataaaattttcaattattaaataataattaaaagttattagttattactagtTAACACACTAATACAACCCTATTAATGAAGCAATATCATTTTAGTTCTCAAGTGAGATGTAAGTATGTAATAAAGTGTGATAGATTTCACTGAGATGTATTTATGATTGCTATATGAATGTCATATTTGTGTGatagtattaaaatatatattttattaattaaatataattcattGTTTGGTAGTatgatatattaaaattaaatacatcCAATAATGTATTAGGCTAAGCTAAAATGTCGTTGTCttactactattatttgaaAGTTGACAAATACAATTTCTTCGAAGCATGTAACTCTTCATTTCTTCTCTACTTAACAATTACTTTTAATAGTACTTTTCTTTTGGTATTCACTATTCATACGTGGGAGGTGCACAAATTTAttttgagagagagatattGAAAGGTGAGCAATTAAGATGGTTGAAatagtaaaaatttaaaaaaccgtTTAACAGTTAGGAACGCATATTTAAgggtataaattaaaataattttctcCATCGCAGGGAATATATGGTTAGATTAGATCATTAGATAGAGAAGATAATTATTATAGCAGAGAAACGATTGCAAGCTCAATTAAGATTAGGACATTTAAAATGACTTATGATCAAAATATAAACCTCAAGAAAATATTGCAAGATCAATTAACCAAATTGGGCAAATTGGAGACGATTAAGAGGACTGCAGTCTGCATGGATTATATAtgttaaattattatattaagtTTATTTCTTCAAAAAAATATGTGTCTTGGACATATCATGCATCTTTAAAACATATTAACTTgcgttttatttttattaacacTCCATATCCAGTCACAAAACGAATTATCATATTAGTAATTACATAATTACTTATATAGGTTACTTTTTTTATAACTAAAATGAAAGAATAATAGCGTAATTCATAAAGCCTCAAATAAATTAGGAAAATGCTatgtggccacattatggctgaccataaaatgacattttagtAAAATTTAGATGTTATAGCTCAAATAAGTCATTTAATGCTCCAATACTTTTACACTATTACCCTTTTCTATTTAATTGTAATTGTTTTCCAATTTCATTCCTTAATCCGATATttacatttcttttttaatttattttttttaattttctattttcagtaatttatttttaaacagTTTTTTAGCCTAAGATTAAGTTTTTATCTTTCCCTAAATGTTTTTCTATTAATCATATTAAATTGAAATCAATAATAACTAAGTTGTAACACAATCAAATAGTCTATAATATTTAATCATGTTATAGtttaaaattatcaattatactagaaaattattttcttagtaaatattgtataattaattcaaataaagcTCGAAATCATGTTACAATTCGACATAAAATTTACATATAACTTCTTTCGTATTGCTAcatataatatactccatccgtcccgggctactcgcccctttccttttcggcacggagattaaggaatgagtgtataggaaagtaaaaaatgacggctgtaggtgaaaatttttactaaaaatggaaagagtgcaagtaacttgggacgcccaaaaaggaaataagtgcgagtagtgcgggacgggggagtaataaataacaaaactaattttttaattaaattcagttaaatttaaaaaatttagaatattatgtacatgtacaattaatgtacatttatcttttctcttcaTGTCCCTgtgtatcttttattttatttcgataCCTTGATAATATGATACATAGTCTATTACAGATAGAGATTTTCCAGCATCACTTACGTACTAGGAATTACTCCTAATAATTACAAAATGTTGAGGGAAAATATTGGCAATTAACTAGATAATAGATATGATACTCATTTTTTACATCACAGAAGTCCAAAACTTTAAGTATCAAATTCCGGTCCCTAGCTTAAAAACTAGTCGGagaaaatatatgaaatttaGCATTATTTTCAGTTATTTCGTGATGCAAATTGCATAcatgttttaaattaataaaataactgAATAGGTGTTAATTGTATTGTTAGAtcgataaatattttaatatagatattcatatgaaaaataaactcatatactaCTATTTCAACTCATGTCACAGTTTTACTTAAATAAAAGCTTATAGGAAAATTGTGCACAATTATATCATGATTTTTTAATCTCTTTTAAAGTTGAGGTATAGaacaaaatttaacaaaaataatatgCTTATGGCAATCTGGCCTATAAATATCTCTAATTTAGGATTAGAAGAAAAGCAGCATTATAAAAATCTCTGTGATTAGCAATTAGGAAATTCCTGGATTGATGAAAGACTCAACCAGTCTGACATATTTGTCATCATACGTCGATTGTCTCTTCTTACAaaacataattgaaaaaaaaaatatttgaattatacTTATATTTGCATAAAAGATATTAAGTTAatgcaataataaaaaaataatattttttatatgaaatcaaactataatatggttaataattaaaatttaacaaaaaaagaaaatgaaacagATGCATTTACGAACTACGaagtataataaattaaaaatataaaaaaaatattcaactacatgGGTTATACTTATATTTGCATAAAAGATATTAGGAGTTGTATATTTTAAGTAAAGGGCACAATAGTCTCAACATGTTTCCTCTTTTTGAGGTGTATCGATTTTGTTGAATTAGCATTAATCacacaaatatttattaatattttaagtttaTGGCGGACCatattatggccatttagcatcacccAATAAATTAATAGAGGTTGGTCACATTGACCTTTTGGGCCAAAATCACTACGTATACCGTACTTTTAAATATCCTAGTATATGCTacataagtactccctccgtccgccattaggagtctcatttatggacggcacgagttttaagaaatgtt
The sequence above is a segment of the Salvia splendens isolate huo1 unplaced genomic scaffold, SspV2 ctg77, whole genome shotgun sequence genome. Coding sequences within it:
- the LOC121791291 gene encoding transcription factor TCP24-like → MEVDQIPCKFPNISNGGYASPIASQREKNKMNDEQGENQRSGAADPGGGIGGLYGWPSSRIVRVSRATGGKDRHSKVLTSRGLRDRRVRLSVNTAIEFYDLQDRLGYDQPSKAVEWLLAAAASSIAELPPINSPFQLPDSAMAAAGKSSIGGSSSSETSKGSIARSEKAVKENEKEKEKSSYVASFTELLSGGKDASDENSNFFPMDYFTSGFSAAAELQPHFSFPSDQSSSRGTLQSNSSHFLRNCTAA